The following proteins are encoded in a genomic region of Bacillota bacterium:
- a CDS encoding 6-phosphofructokinase, with the protein MRLGVLTSGGDAPGMNAAIRAVVRAGIYHSCQITGFRRGLAGLLNREAQEMDLGSVADIINRGGTILHTSRSQEFKDNGVGRAAGCLADEGVEGLVIIGGEGSVKAAACLAQAGVPVVAIPATIDNDVAETDACIGFDTAANTIVSSVDRVRDTASALERGFVIEVMGRMKQLPDN; encoded by the coding sequence ATGCGCTTGGGCGTATTGACTAGCGGCGGGGATGCGCCGGGCATGAACGCTGCCATAAGGGCTGTGGTGAGGGCGGGGATTTACCATTCATGCCAGATAACGGGCTTCAGGCGAGGGCTTGCAGGGTTGTTGAACCGGGAGGCCCAGGAGATGGACCTGGGTTCCGTTGCGGACATCATCAACCGTGGCGGAACCATACTCCACACCAGCAGGTCTCAGGAGTTCAAGGACAATGGCGTGGGTAGGGCCGCAGGCTGCCTGGCTGATGAGGGCGTGGAGGGCCTGGTGATCATAGGCGGGGAGGGTTCGGTCAAGGCTGCGGCCTGCCTGGCCCAGGCCGGGGTGCCAGTGGTGGCGATTCCCGCTACGATAGATAACGACGTGGCCGAGACTGACGCCTGCATAGGCTTTGATACAGCGGCTAACACCATCGTGTCCTCTGTTGACAGGGTGCGTGATACCGCTTCAGCGCTGGAACGGGGCTTCGTGATTGAGGTCATGGGGAGGATGAAACAGTTACCGGATAACTGA
- a CDS encoding alcohol dehydrogenase catalytic domain-containing protein: MPVPVSRPGDLLVQVRGCNICGSDLRTYVAGSSSIVPPVILGHEFAGDVIEAPGQGIGGFRPGDRVVAMQDTPCGECEYCLGGNEHVCENKLEFGRHFPGGFAEYVLVPQVVVEKGWVRHVPDGLSYDAATLVEPLSSCVHAQHISGIGLGDNIVVIGAGPIGCMHLQLARHRGARSVTMVEISSARLSLVQAFSPDLVIDPSKGDMVESFRAVYPVGADVAIVACPSPEAVSQAVLVTRKCGRVVVFGGLPKDRAGVCLDGNYIHYEEISVMGSYAYTRAENDEALELVRTGVVRPEDYITQVFCLDDVVQAFEAAKAATALKIKVVPC, from the coding sequence GTGCCAGTTCCGGTTTCACGTCCTGGTGATCTCCTGGTTCAGGTCAGGGGCTGCAACATATGTGGGTCGGACCTTAGGACGTATGTCGCTGGATCCAGCAGCATCGTGCCGCCGGTAATCCTGGGGCACGAATTCGCCGGGGATGTCATTGAGGCCCCAGGTCAAGGGATAGGCGGCTTCCGACCGGGAGACCGGGTGGTTGCCATGCAGGATACCCCCTGCGGGGAGTGCGAATACTGTCTGGGCGGCAATGAGCATGTATGCGAGAATAAGCTGGAGTTTGGTAGGCACTTCCCGGGTGGGTTTGCCGAGTATGTGCTTGTGCCTCAGGTGGTGGTGGAAAAGGGATGGGTTCGCCACGTGCCTGACGGACTCTCCTATGATGCGGCCACGCTGGTTGAGCCATTGTCGTCTTGTGTTCACGCGCAGCACATATCCGGCATAGGCCTGGGCGACAACATCGTGGTGATCGGGGCTGGCCCCATAGGATGCATGCACCTGCAGCTTGCGCGGCACCGGGGGGCCCGCAGCGTTACCATGGTGGAGATAAGTAGTGCGAGACTATCTCTTGTCCAGGCCTTTTCCCCGGATCTCGTGATCGACCCATCCAAGGGCGACATGGTAGAATCATTCCGGGCGGTCTACCCCGTGGGGGCCGATGTGGCCATCGTGGCGTGCCCTTCACCCGAGGCGGTTTCCCAGGCTGTCCTGGTTACGAGGAAGTGCGGGCGCGTGGTGGTATTCGGAGGACTGCCAAAGGACAGGGCTGGCGTGTGTCTGGATGGCAACTACATCCATTACGAGGAGATATCCGTGATGGGCTCCTACGCCTACACCCGGGCTGAGAACGATGAGGCGCTGGAATTGGTGAGGACCGGCGTAGTTAGACCGGAAGACTACATCACACAGGTCTTCTGCCTGGATGATGTGGTGCAGGCCTTCGAGGCGGCGAAGGCCGCCACTGCCCTGAAGATCAAGGTTGTGCCGTGCTAG
- a CDS encoding class II aldolase/adducin family protein has product MLLEELRQEVVSVGRMLHAEGLVTLTWGNLSARDPNSGLVAIKPSGMFYHEITAGDVVVLSPEGTVVDGARKPSSETPMHLHIYHSRPEVMAVVHTHSPYATAIGVLCLEIPLVIGELANAVGGAVRTAAFASEGTEELGRSAVKALEGRNAVLLQNHGVVTVGPDLRDAFFSAVVTEDAARVFWLARSIGKPTVIPDEEAARLHEEFVATYGQE; this is encoded by the coding sequence ATGCTACTGGAGGAACTCAGGCAAGAGGTGGTGTCGGTAGGGCGCATGCTCCACGCAGAGGGTTTGGTGACCTTGACCTGGGGTAACCTGAGCGCCAGGGACCCGAACTCCGGGCTGGTGGCCATCAAGCCCAGCGGCATGTTCTATCATGAGATAACGGCCGGCGATGTGGTTGTGCTGAGCCCGGAGGGAACGGTGGTCGACGGAGCGCGTAAACCCTCCTCTGAGACGCCAATGCACCTGCACATCTATCATTCCCGGCCTGAGGTGATGGCTGTGGTGCACACCCATTCACCCTATGCCACGGCCATCGGGGTGCTGTGCCTCGAGATACCCTTGGTGATAGGGGAGTTGGCCAACGCCGTGGGGGGGGCAGTGAGAACCGCGGCCTTTGCGTCTGAGGGAACGGAGGAACTGGGCAGGTCAGCCGTGAAGGCTTTGGAAGGCCGGAATGCGGTGCTGCTGCAAAACCACGGGGTGGTGACGGTGGGCCCTGATCTGAGGGATGCCTTCTTCTCGGCGGTTGTCACTGAGGATGCGGCGCGAGTCTTCTGGCTTGCCAGGTCCATAGGGAAGCCAACGGTCATACCCGATGAAGAGGCGGCCAGGTTGCATGAGGAGTTTGTTGCGACCTACGGGCAGGAGTGA
- a CDS encoding PTS transporter subunit IIC, whose product MQALMNAIDFVMGAGPAIFMPIILTILGLVFGQQLGRAVRSGITVGIGFIGINLVIALLSNTIMTVVNSMVETYGFKLTAVDVGWPIAASIAWGSGLVVPFILVGVLLTNIAMLALGWTRTLDVDIWNYWQPLFLGGVVYMLTGNLWFSVLGACIAMAIIFKVADYSAPYVAEFFGLQGISIPHIESTGWALIGIPFNRLLDRIPVISKIDWSPEKIQQRFGVLGEPTVLGIIIGTTLAAIARTDLPTMLNTAISLAAAMFLLPRMIGVLMEGLMPLSESAAEFMKKRFAGRAVYIGLDAAVVVGHPSIIATALLLIPTILVLALVLPGNITLPLAELGGLVFFVVWAVVPCKGNIFRGWLMGTLFMIPILYIASDYAPAMTQLGRQVGFAFPEGSSLATCLSIGSQWMTWIIYKIQMLVVGAL is encoded by the coding sequence GGTGCCGGACCGGCGATCTTCATGCCTATCATCCTCACCATCCTAGGACTGGTGTTCGGCCAGCAGCTGGGCCGCGCCGTTCGAAGTGGCATCACGGTGGGAATAGGGTTCATCGGAATCAATCTTGTCATCGCACTCCTATCCAACACCATCATGACGGTGGTAAATTCAATGGTCGAGACATACGGCTTCAAACTGACCGCTGTGGACGTCGGGTGGCCCATTGCTGCCAGCATCGCATGGGGCTCGGGGTTGGTCGTGCCCTTCATCCTTGTGGGTGTTCTGCTGACCAACATCGCCATGCTGGCCCTGGGGTGGACCCGGACACTGGACGTGGACATCTGGAACTACTGGCAGCCGCTCTTCCTCGGTGGCGTTGTGTACATGCTCACAGGCAACCTGTGGTTCTCCGTGCTGGGCGCCTGTATTGCCATGGCGATCATATTCAAGGTGGCCGACTATTCGGCCCCATATGTGGCGGAGTTCTTTGGCCTCCAGGGCATATCCATTCCTCACATTGAGTCAACGGGCTGGGCGCTCATAGGTATCCCCTTTAACCGCCTCCTCGACCGGATCCCGGTGATATCTAAAATAGACTGGTCACCGGAGAAGATCCAGCAACGCTTCGGGGTCCTGGGTGAGCCCACCGTTCTTGGCATCATAATTGGCACGACCCTCGCGGCCATAGCCCGGACCGACTTGCCCACCATGCTGAATACAGCTATATCGCTGGCTGCGGCCATGTTCCTCCTTCCCCGGATGATAGGCGTACTGATGGAGGGGCTGATGCCACTGTCAGAGAGCGCCGCGGAATTCATGAAGAAGCGTTTCGCCGGGCGCGCGGTGTACATCGGGCTGGACGCTGCCGTGGTCGTGGGACACCCATCGATCATCGCCACCGCTCTGCTATTGATCCCCACCATACTGGTGCTGGCCCTGGTACTTCCCGGCAACATAACGCTTCCCCTTGCGGAACTGGGCGGTCTGGTGTTCTTCGTGGTCTGGGCGGTAGTGCCTTGCAAGGGCAATATCTTCAGGGGATGGCTCATGGGTACCCTCTTCATGATCCCCATCCTGTACATTGCCTCAGACTACGCCCCTGCCATGACCCAGCTGGGCCGCCAGGTAGGATTCGCATTCCCTGAGGGTTCAAGCCTGGCAACCTGCCTGTCCATCGGTTCGCAGTGGATGACGTGGATCATATACAAAATCCAAATGCTCGTGGTAGGCGCGCTATAG